In Streptomyces alboniger, the following are encoded in one genomic region:
- a CDS encoding serine/threonine-protein kinase, with the protein MEPLRADDPGELGSYRLLRRLGAGGMGRVYLARSPGGRTVAVKVVRPDLAADEDFRTRFRHEVEIARAVSGRYTAPVVDAAPDAPLPWLATSYVLGPDLTEVVDAHGGLPERTVVALGAGLAAALTEIHASGLIHRDLKPSNVLLAADGPRVIDFGIARAIDGNRLTQTGVVVGSPGYMPPEQAMGGDVGVAGDVFSLGAVLAFAATGRNAFGEGSSHAAMLYQVVHAEPDLTGVPQRLQGLVRACLLKDPAQRPTPTEVVAALAPHGVESVLTDWLPSAVASTIATHAAGILDLEAPEGPTARPAAAFGPPATAVDASGGGAGPLPGGPSQYGTPAPGTFGSPAPATVASGLTRSERAMASRRRILGVAVGALGVAAVGGGSAWWLRKDDGPSASPGGDVGSGAEPEAFATPPDGVAPQPLWHRSTAEDSISSTRRLLTHEGMLLISADPFIAYDVKNKGKKRWTSTTDLPVGSPLLLAGGKLFMASTEGDGVLIGLNARTGREAWRSRLGRKLRVEKTIAVDEKNVYVTVTDLGESRSATDFRTAVAAINHSTGRQTWLRRRDWGTDDYDVDGTVVGKRLIYTDSKMNITVRDTATGEQLWSNKIGDDWQWTPAAADGLIFLPGENLTGVDIDSGDVRWTLPPNGRRGFDSPTYIDGVLYVRDHDDGVWAVNAKSGRKIWLCEDSGARRSPTEFLRVGSTLYGASAMDEGGVVALKAKNGEPRWNYNDTKTPGAPWHLAASGNRLLVTHGSEIYALPAV; encoded by the coding sequence ATGGAACCACTGCGAGCGGACGACCCGGGAGAACTCGGCAGTTACCGGCTGCTGCGGAGGCTCGGCGCAGGCGGGATGGGCCGTGTCTATCTCGCCCGTTCACCCGGCGGTCGCACAGTCGCGGTGAAGGTCGTGCGCCCTGATCTCGCCGCGGACGAGGACTTCAGGACTCGGTTCCGGCACGAGGTCGAGATCGCCCGCGCGGTGTCCGGCCGCTATACCGCGCCCGTTGTCGACGCGGCTCCGGACGCCCCGCTTCCCTGGCTCGCCACGTCGTACGTGCTGGGGCCCGATCTCACCGAAGTGGTCGACGCCCATGGGGGTCTGCCGGAACGCACCGTGGTGGCGCTGGGGGCCGGACTTGCCGCTGCGCTCACGGAGATCCACGCATCAGGTCTCATCCACCGGGACCTCAAGCCGTCGAATGTCCTGCTCGCCGCGGACGGTCCACGGGTGATCGACTTCGGGATCGCGCGTGCGATCGACGGAAATCGTCTGACGCAGACGGGAGTTGTGGTCGGATCGCCCGGCTACATGCCGCCCGAGCAGGCTATGGGAGGAGACGTCGGAGTTGCCGGGGATGTCTTCTCGCTGGGTGCTGTGCTGGCCTTCGCGGCCACCGGCCGCAATGCCTTCGGGGAGGGCAGCTCACACGCGGCGATGCTCTACCAGGTCGTCCATGCGGAGCCGGATCTCACGGGCGTCCCCCAGCGCCTACAGGGTCTGGTGCGGGCATGCCTGTTGAAGGACCCCGCGCAACGGCCCACTCCCACAGAGGTCGTGGCGGCACTGGCTCCGCACGGAGTGGAGAGTGTGCTGACGGACTGGCTTCCGTCCGCGGTGGCTTCGACGATCGCGACACACGCGGCGGGCATTTTGGACCTGGAAGCGCCCGAGGGACCGACGGCCCGCCCGGCAGCGGCATTCGGGCCGCCCGCGACAGCCGTGGACGCCTCGGGCGGGGGAGCGGGCCCCCTCCCCGGGGGGCCCTCGCAGTACGGGACTCCTGCGCCGGGAACGTTTGGGTCTCCTGCGCCGGCGACCGTTGCGTCGGGTCTTACCCGAAGCGAGCGGGCGATGGCCTCGAGGAGACGGATCTTGGGGGTGGCGGTGGGCGCCCTGGGCGTGGCCGCCGTCGGCGGAGGCTCTGCCTGGTGGCTCCGGAAGGATGACGGGCCGTCCGCTTCACCCGGCGGGGATGTCGGGAGCGGTGCTGAGCCCGAGGCGTTCGCCACGCCCCCCGACGGCGTGGCACCGCAGCCTTTGTGGCACAGATCGACGGCTGAGGACAGCATCAGTTCCACGCGCCGGCTGCTGACGCACGAGGGCATGCTCCTCATCAGCGCCGACCCGTTCATCGCGTACGACGTGAAGAACAAGGGCAAGAAGCGGTGGACCAGCACGACGGATCTGCCTGTCGGATCACCACTGCTGCTGGCCGGGGGCAAGCTGTTCATGGCCAGCACCGAGGGCGACGGCGTCCTCATCGGTCTGAACGCGCGCACGGGCAGGGAGGCCTGGCGCAGCCGCCTGGGCAGGAAACTGCGGGTGGAGAAGACGATCGCCGTGGATGAGAAGAATGTGTACGTCACGGTGACGGACCTCGGTGAGTCGCGCAGTGCTACCGACTTCCGTACGGCTGTCGCCGCCATCAACCACAGCACGGGCCGGCAGACCTGGCTGCGGCGACGGGACTGGGGCACGGACGACTACGACGTCGACGGAACCGTGGTCGGCAAGCGGCTGATCTACACCGACTCCAAGATGAACATCACCGTGCGTGACACCGCCACGGGCGAGCAGCTGTGGAGCAACAAGATCGGTGACGACTGGCAGTGGACGCCCGCGGCCGCGGACGGCCTGATCTTCCTGCCCGGCGAGAACCTGACCGGCGTCGACATCGACTCCGGCGATGTCCGCTGGACGTTGCCTCCCAACGGCCGTCGGGGGTTCGACAGCCCCACGTACATCGATGGTGTGCTCTACGTCCGGGACCACGACGACGGTGTGTGGGCGGTCAATGCCAAGTCTGGTCGCAAGATCTGGCTCTGCGAGGACTCGGGTGCCCGACGGTCCCCGACGGAGTTCCTGCGGGTCGGCTCGACTCTCTACGGCGCTTCGGCGATGGACGAAGGAGGCGTCGTCGCGCTGAAGGCCAAGAACGGCGAGCCTCGCTGGAACTACAACGACACCAAGACTCCCGGTGCGCCGTGGCACTTGGCGGCTTCGGGAAACCGGCTTCTGGTCACGCACGGGTCCGAGATCTACGCCTTGCCGGCCGTCTGA
- a CDS encoding FtsK/SpoIIIE domain-containing protein, producing the protein MRVRATVVREGAAPQEALINIDEGSTAAEVAAAVERLSNPRTLTPVSPGVVNPLPGRALSWEAQKAATGAGLWIDGQFWEPRARIDGALRDGVRLTTDDAIGPFMVSGEPPGRYEITVSGGAGAGRVARLNAGVSTIGSMPGVTLAVDDPYVAQHAVRVTVDIKGRVEIAPYEGVTLTLDDEAVTGPREWQPGALMKCGESLFSLSEVGAPDAHLSPAGEGGLAYNRPPRLTSPRANPRLLVPVEPKKDEGHRFQLLSMLLPLFFGVGMYFMMKSVYFLLFCLMSPLMMIGQWYSDRRHGKKKYGAALKEYKKAMADHEAELERLGEADQRRRREAFPDPGQLLLFATGPRRRLWERRITDPDAMHLRVGFGDLRAEIDLAHARGAMVEEGEEPQPPVVTNVPLTLPFAELGVVGVAGDRSRAVSTTRWLAAQAAILHSPRDLSLVVLSSEQDAAEQWSWVQWLPHTSPQQGQNCLALVGTDADSISRRVTELLNELQRRQQAAKDLGGFNALRPDSHVLLVLDGARLLRRVPGVPQLLQEGPAVGIFALCVDADERLLPEECRTAVCWTPDSPTHVHLRGYGYEAVGQVLADQVSTAWCERVSRALAPVRDVSRDDADSALPTAARLLNLLEMPNPTGEDIARIWQRGGATTSAPIGIAADGPFVLDIRRDGPHALIAGTTGAGKSELLQTIITSLAVGNTPDALNFVLIDYKGGSAFLDCARLPHTVGMVSDLDAHLTERALASLAAELKRREEILFEAETKDIEDYNDARRLRPELEPMPRLMLVIDEFASLVAELPDFIAGLVDIARRGRSLGVHLMLATQRPAGVVSADIRANTNLRIALRVTNGEESRDVIDAADSGSISKATPGRCYVRSGAQSLVGVQTARIGGRRPGLEAAPQVTVNPLNWTAYGHPPPRAAQEDGDDGTLVTDLAVLVDAIADGAKLLGCATPRSPWLPPIPDQVQLGDLPELPPEPAGADTVRPIAFGLTDLPAEQARAALALDLADGEHLMIAGGPRSGRSTALRTIAGAVARNCSPSDVHIYGIDCGANALLPLTTLPHCGAVVTRDQTARVDRLLGRLLDEIGRRQLLLAEKGQSSAAEQRASAAPEDRLPWMVVAFDGWDAFRLAFENYDYGRLVESSKRIFREGAAVGVKVVLGVDRSGLMGEISSSFAERLVLRLADAQDYSYAGIMPKDVPKEVPPGRALKGTDEGVQESQIALLAENPNGQAQVAALQEIARTAAQTWPRPSVEQRPIRVDVLPARIKASEAMALQPDFTPPSHLWALIAAGGDELSPLGTDLEESGPGFVISGPPKSGRSSTLMAATMSLLQRGTEVILVTPRRSPLRELASEEGVLGSLNAESSSDELEALTQSARGPYVIVVDDAELIYDTPLDEAVEEEIRRGMDGGLGVIMAGAVDTLSSQYRGSVVQARKSRNGLLLSPQGSADGEMFNIRITSNSTTGGPTGRGLLVTGGEVVPAQAVLPD; encoded by the coding sequence ATGCGAGTGCGGGCGACCGTGGTCCGGGAAGGAGCCGCGCCACAGGAAGCGTTGATCAACATCGACGAGGGAAGCACCGCGGCGGAAGTGGCCGCAGCGGTCGAACGGCTGAGCAACCCGCGGACGCTCACTCCCGTCTCCCCCGGGGTGGTGAACCCACTGCCCGGCCGCGCTCTGTCGTGGGAAGCGCAGAAGGCCGCCACTGGCGCCGGGCTCTGGATCGACGGGCAGTTCTGGGAACCGCGGGCCCGGATCGACGGGGCACTCCGTGACGGAGTGCGCCTGACCACCGACGACGCCATCGGCCCTTTCATGGTCAGCGGCGAGCCTCCGGGCCGGTACGAGATCACGGTCAGCGGTGGTGCGGGTGCGGGGCGCGTGGCCCGTCTGAACGCCGGAGTCAGCACCATCGGCTCCATGCCCGGCGTGACGCTCGCGGTCGATGACCCATATGTGGCGCAGCATGCCGTGCGGGTGACCGTCGACATCAAGGGGCGGGTGGAGATAGCCCCGTACGAAGGCGTCACCCTCACCCTCGACGACGAGGCGGTGACCGGGCCACGCGAGTGGCAGCCGGGCGCACTGATGAAGTGCGGAGAGTCGCTCTTCAGCCTCTCCGAAGTCGGCGCGCCGGACGCCCACTTGTCGCCGGCGGGAGAAGGCGGCCTCGCCTACAACCGCCCACCCCGGCTCACCTCGCCACGGGCCAACCCGCGCCTGCTCGTACCGGTGGAGCCGAAGAAGGACGAGGGACACAGGTTCCAGCTGCTGTCGATGCTCCTGCCGCTCTTCTTCGGTGTGGGCATGTACTTCATGATGAAGTCGGTCTACTTCCTCCTCTTCTGCCTGATGTCGCCGCTCATGATGATCGGCCAGTGGTACAGCGACCGGCGGCACGGCAAGAAGAAATACGGCGCGGCCCTCAAGGAGTACAAGAAGGCCATGGCCGACCACGAGGCCGAGCTGGAGCGGCTCGGCGAGGCCGACCAGCGTCGCCGCCGCGAGGCTTTCCCGGATCCGGGACAGCTCCTCCTGTTCGCCACCGGCCCGCGCCGCCGCCTGTGGGAGCGGCGGATCACCGACCCTGACGCGATGCACCTGCGGGTGGGCTTCGGCGACCTACGCGCTGAGATCGACCTGGCCCATGCCCGCGGCGCCATGGTGGAGGAGGGGGAAGAGCCGCAGCCTCCGGTGGTGACCAATGTCCCGCTGACGCTGCCCTTCGCGGAGCTCGGCGTCGTCGGCGTCGCCGGGGACCGGTCACGAGCCGTGTCCACCACCCGGTGGCTGGCCGCCCAGGCCGCGATCCTGCACAGCCCGCGCGATCTCTCCCTGGTGGTCCTCTCCTCGGAGCAGGACGCGGCGGAGCAGTGGAGCTGGGTCCAGTGGCTCCCGCACACCAGCCCGCAACAGGGCCAGAACTGTCTCGCCCTGGTCGGCACCGACGCCGACTCCATCTCCCGTCGCGTCACCGAACTCCTCAACGAACTCCAGCGCCGCCAGCAGGCGGCCAAGGACCTGGGCGGCTTCAACGCGCTGCGCCCCGACTCCCATGTGCTGCTCGTCCTCGACGGCGCGCGGCTGCTGCGCCGTGTACCCGGTGTCCCGCAGCTGCTTCAGGAAGGTCCGGCGGTAGGGATCTTCGCACTGTGTGTGGACGCCGACGAACGGCTGCTGCCCGAGGAGTGCCGCACCGCGGTCTGCTGGACCCCGGACTCACCGACCCATGTCCACCTGAGGGGATATGGATACGAGGCGGTCGGCCAGGTCCTCGCCGACCAGGTCTCCACCGCCTGGTGCGAACGGGTGTCCCGCGCTCTGGCCCCCGTACGTGACGTGAGCCGTGACGACGCCGACAGTGCCCTGCCCACGGCCGCCCGGCTGCTCAACCTCCTGGAGATGCCGAACCCGACCGGCGAGGACATCGCCCGGATCTGGCAGCGCGGAGGGGCGACCACGTCGGCACCGATCGGCATCGCCGCCGACGGGCCGTTCGTCCTGGACATCCGGCGCGACGGCCCGCACGCCCTGATCGCAGGAACCACCGGTGCCGGTAAGTCGGAGCTGTTGCAGACGATCATCACCTCGCTCGCGGTCGGCAACACCCCGGACGCCCTGAACTTCGTCCTCATCGACTACAAGGGTGGCTCCGCCTTCCTGGACTGTGCGCGGCTCCCCCACACCGTAGGCATGGTCAGCGACCTCGATGCCCACCTCACGGAGCGAGCGCTCGCCTCGCTCGCCGCCGAGTTGAAGCGTCGCGAGGAGATCCTCTTCGAGGCCGAGACCAAGGACATCGAGGACTACAACGACGCCCGCAGGCTGCGTCCCGAACTCGAACCCATGCCGCGACTCATGCTCGTCATCGACGAGTTCGCCTCGCTGGTCGCCGAGCTTCCGGACTTCATCGCGGGCCTCGTCGACATCGCCCGGCGAGGCCGCTCACTCGGCGTGCACCTGATGCTCGCCACACAGCGCCCGGCGGGTGTCGTCAGCGCGGACATCCGCGCCAACACCAACCTGCGCATCGCGCTGCGGGTCACCAATGGCGAGGAGTCACGCGACGTCATCGACGCCGCTGATTCCGGCAGCATCTCCAAGGCGACACCCGGCCGTTGCTATGTGCGATCCGGCGCGCAGTCCCTCGTCGGCGTCCAGACCGCCCGCATCGGTGGACGCCGCCCCGGGCTCGAAGCGGCACCGCAGGTCACAGTGAATCCACTGAACTGGACAGCCTACGGTCATCCGCCTCCCCGCGCGGCTCAGGAAGACGGCGACGACGGCACGCTGGTCACTGACCTCGCGGTGCTCGTGGACGCGATCGCCGACGGCGCGAAGCTGCTGGGCTGTGCCACACCCCGCAGCCCCTGGCTGCCGCCCATCCCCGACCAGGTGCAGCTCGGGGACCTCCCCGAGCTGCCACCGGAGCCCGCAGGCGCCGACACGGTCCGCCCGATCGCCTTCGGCCTCACCGACCTCCCGGCCGAGCAGGCGCGGGCAGCGCTCGCACTCGACCTGGCCGACGGCGAGCACCTGATGATCGCGGGCGGCCCGCGATCCGGACGCTCCACGGCCCTTCGTACGATCGCGGGAGCGGTCGCACGGAACTGCAGCCCCAGTGACGTCCACATCTACGGCATCGACTGCGGCGCCAACGCACTGCTGCCGCTCACCACCCTTCCGCACTGCGGCGCCGTCGTGACCCGCGACCAGACGGCGCGCGTCGACCGGCTCCTCGGCCGGCTGCTCGACGAAATCGGACGACGCCAGCTCCTGCTCGCCGAGAAGGGCCAGTCCAGCGCGGCCGAGCAGCGCGCGTCGGCCGCCCCGGAGGATCGACTGCCATGGATGGTGGTCGCCTTCGACGGCTGGGACGCGTTCAGGCTCGCCTTCGAGAACTACGACTACGGCCGCCTCGTCGAGTCGTCGAAACGGATTTTCCGTGAGGGCGCCGCAGTAGGTGTCAAGGTCGTTCTCGGCGTGGACCGCAGTGGCCTCATGGGCGAGATCTCCAGTTCCTTCGCCGAGCGCCTCGTGCTGCGGCTCGCAGACGCACAGGACTACTCGTACGCGGGGATCATGCCGAAGGACGTGCCCAAGGAAGTGCCGCCGGGCCGGGCGCTCAAAGGGACCGACGAGGGAGTTCAGGAGAGCCAGATCGCGCTCCTCGCCGAGAATCCGAACGGTCAGGCGCAGGTGGCAGCGCTCCAGGAGATCGCCCGGACAGCGGCCCAGACCTGGCCCCGCCCATCCGTCGAGCAGCGCCCGATCCGTGTCGATGTGCTCCCGGCTCGCATCAAGGCGTCGGAGGCCATGGCCCTCCAGCCCGACTTCACCCCGCCGTCACACCTGTGGGCGCTCATCGCGGCCGGCGGGGACGAACTGTCGCCGCTCGGCACGGACTTGGAGGAGTCCGGACCCGGTTTCGTCATCTCCGGGCCGCCGAAGTCCGGTCGCTCCAGCACGCTGATGGCGGCGACGATGTCGCTGTTGCAGCGGGGCACTGAGGTCATCCTCGTGACGCCGAGACGATCTCCCTTGCGGGAACTTGCCTCGGAAGAGGGGGTGTTGGGGTCCCTCAACGCCGAGAGTTCGAGCGACGAGTTGGAGGCGCTGACGCAGAGCGCACGCGGTCCGTATGTGATCGTGGTCGACGACGCCGAGCTGATCTACGACACCCCGCTGGACGAGGCCGTGGAGGAGGAGATCCGCCGCGGCATGGACGGCGGTCTCGGCGTGATCATGGCGGGCGCGGTGGACACTCTGTCCTCGCAGTACCGCGGCTCAGTGGTGCAGGCACGGAAGTCGCGGAACGGCCTGCTTCTGTCGCCGCAGGGATCGGCGGACGGGGAGATGTTCAACATCCGGATCACGTCGAACAGTACGACCGGTGGGCCGACGGGGCGCGGGCTTCTCGTCACGGGCGGCGAAGTGGTGCCTGCGCAGGCGGTATTGCCGGACTGA
- a CDS encoding WXG100 family type VII secretion target, with amino-acid sequence MGIKGADTTRLRTLSGTFKTQHGNLDDLIRAISSGTSNSEEFWKGPRANRFREEWDKLKPQLKNFLTSLENARKETHDAAQANDNAND; translated from the coding sequence ATGGGAATTAAGGGCGCAGACACTACTCGGCTCCGGACTCTTTCCGGGACCTTCAAGACTCAGCACGGCAATCTCGATGACCTGATCCGCGCCATTTCGTCGGGCACGAGCAACAGCGAGGAGTTCTGGAAGGGGCCCCGGGCCAACCGGTTCCGGGAGGAATGGGACAAGCTGAAGCCGCAGCTGAAGAACTTCCTGACTTCCCTTGAGAATGCCCGCAAGGAGACGCACGACGCCGCGCAGGCGAACGACAACGCCAACGACTAG
- a CDS encoding WD40 repeat domain-containing protein, with protein sequence MAIAVVAGGTVYCATSDDKTVLNVDFVLGGGSDVTGKGDQLAIKGIFSGLATSPDNTVYLFTQEDDKSANGMVMWRTRDSGAVERITVSGMDGVKAEQAAAAPDGSVYLAGGDDGLWKVRPDGKATEVLSTRDCKKANPRATSISEFCTEDVSGVAVSEDGTVYIGDSLTVTPPYGSYVHRLKGDSVERVAGRPSKANESATPSDPAVRNGFAPSAGTKATDVFVPDHRNSGNLSFAKGGLYWRTGPGIVRINSDGILTPFVASKAPDKIGDVDRPFASVGQALDAKIPRRVLDGAGGLAAVPDRDEVYYGDAGEKTYPALEGDFRWGGVTSDSQKNLLESAEAGSFVYRVADGTLAPVIAGVQAIAASKDSLYVAVTTDGEYRRGPEDWDTALVRVQLPE encoded by the coding sequence GTGGCGATTGCGGTTGTCGCCGGGGGCACGGTCTATTGCGCCACTTCCGATGACAAGACGGTCCTGAACGTCGACTTCGTCCTGGGTGGTGGCAGCGACGTCACAGGTAAGGGCGACCAGTTGGCGATCAAAGGAATCTTCAGTGGGCTCGCCACATCCCCCGATAACACCGTCTATCTGTTCACACAGGAAGACGACAAATCGGCCAACGGAATGGTTATGTGGCGCACGAGGGATTCCGGCGCCGTTGAGCGAATCACCGTATCCGGAATGGACGGGGTCAAGGCGGAGCAGGCAGCTGCCGCACCCGATGGATCGGTGTATCTCGCGGGTGGTGACGACGGCCTGTGGAAAGTCCGACCGGACGGCAAGGCAACAGAAGTCCTCAGCACCCGTGACTGCAAGAAGGCCAATCCTCGCGCCACGTCGATCAGCGAATTCTGCACCGAAGACGTCTCGGGGGTCGCCGTCTCCGAGGACGGCACCGTCTACATCGGTGACAGCCTGACCGTAACACCGCCGTACGGCTCTTACGTCCACCGGCTCAAGGGCGATTCGGTTGAGCGTGTGGCGGGCCGCCCCTCCAAGGCCAACGAGTCGGCAACACCCTCCGATCCGGCCGTGCGGAACGGGTTCGCCCCCTCTGCCGGAACAAAGGCGACCGATGTCTTCGTTCCCGATCACAGGAACTCCGGAAATCTCTCCTTCGCAAAGGGCGGGCTCTACTGGAGGACCGGCCCCGGGATCGTCCGCATCAATAGCGATGGCATCCTGACCCCGTTCGTGGCGTCAAAGGCACCCGACAAGATCGGCGACGTGGATAGACCCTTCGCCAGTGTGGGCCAAGCTCTGGATGCAAAGATTCCGCGCCGTGTCCTGGACGGCGCAGGAGGCCTGGCCGCCGTCCCGGACCGGGATGAGGTCTATTACGGAGACGCGGGCGAGAAGACATACCCTGCGCTCGAAGGCGACTTCCGCTGGGGGGGAGTCACATCCGATTCACAGAAAAATCTCTTGGAATCGGCCGAAGCCGGGAGTTTCGTCTACCGCGTGGCCGACGGAACGCTGGCCCCGGTCATCGCCGGCGTGCAGGCCATCGCGGCATCGAAGGACAGCTTGTACGTCGCCGTCACGACTGACGGCGAATACAGAAGAGGTCCAGAGGATTGGGACACAGCATTGGTCCGGGTGCAGCTTCCCGAGTGA
- a CDS encoding RDD family protein, whose protein sequence is MADRQRTPTQTRRVTAACLDALLALLCGLAAGAAAGVKVVDGVVEIRPQSPTVWTAALGAAFGLSFLNHVLLTLTTRASLGKLLTGVRVVRSSDGGRPTFLRLVGRWLFGLYWMVVFVPLHVAADSDVKQQDAVGLRVVGRGAVLT, encoded by the coding sequence GTGGCCGACCGCCAGCGCACCCCCACGCAAACCCGCAGAGTCACCGCCGCCTGCCTGGACGCCCTCCTGGCTCTCCTCTGCGGCCTCGCAGCCGGTGCCGCGGCAGGAGTGAAGGTGGTGGACGGAGTCGTCGAGATCCGCCCGCAGTCCCCCACGGTGTGGACCGCTGCCCTGGGTGCGGCGTTCGGGCTGTCCTTCCTCAACCACGTCCTGCTCACCCTTACGACCCGCGCAAGCCTCGGAAAGCTCCTCACGGGCGTGAGGGTCGTCCGCTCCTCCGACGGCGGCCGGCCCACCTTCCTCCGCCTGGTCGGCCGCTGGCTCTTCGGCCTCTACTGGATGGTGGTGTTCGTCCCCCTCCATGTGGCCGCGGACAGCGACGTGAAACAGCAGGACGCGGTGGGGCTGCGGGTGGTGGGGCGGGGCGCGGTCCTTACCTGA
- a CDS encoding S1 family peptidase produces MTRKSPQSPQPSHSSQSSQSSKSPLSTPTRKAGLATGLAATAAALAMVATSAPAAHAIVGGTDVPNDAYPFMTAVLEKGPGSALDRQFCGASLIGPDVVVTAAHCLVDEAGKPVRPKTLQVAVGRTVLSSRQGQIRNIAKGGVVVHPRYLKGKEAYDVAFLQLEKPVRGISQVALPTQGTDALIRPGQKATVAGWGNTDTELTHTPDRLREVKVPVLSHAECRTSYEEYDAKVNFCAGVETKDSCQGDSGGPIFRKVPGREAPILIGVVSYGDGCGAQGAPGVYTSLSSSKLWKTLDESGAGRKVKRVLNRR; encoded by the coding sequence ATGACGCGTAAGTCCCCCCAATCCCCCCAGCCTTCTCACTCTTCTCAGTCCTCTCAGTCCTCTAAGTCCCCGCTGAGCACCCCCACCCGCAAGGCCGGGCTCGCCACCGGTCTCGCCGCCACCGCCGCCGCCCTCGCGATGGTCGCCACATCCGCTCCCGCGGCCCACGCGATCGTCGGCGGCACCGACGTCCCCAACGACGCCTACCCGTTCATGACGGCCGTCCTGGAGAAGGGCCCGGGCAGCGCGCTCGACCGGCAGTTCTGCGGGGCGAGCCTGATCGGACCCGACGTCGTCGTGACGGCCGCGCACTGCCTGGTCGACGAGGCGGGCAAGCCCGTCAGGCCGAAGACGCTCCAGGTCGCGGTGGGCCGCACGGTGCTGTCGTCCCGGCAGGGGCAGATACGGAACATCGCCAAGGGCGGTGTGGTCGTGCACCCGCGCTACCTCAAGGGCAAGGAGGCCTACGACGTGGCCTTCCTCCAGCTGGAGAAGCCGGTCCGCGGCATCTCCCAGGTGGCGCTCCCCACGCAGGGCACCGACGCGCTGATCCGCCCGGGCCAGAAGGCGACGGTCGCGGGCTGGGGCAACACGGACACGGAGCTGACCCACACCCCTGACCGGCTGCGCGAGGTGAAGGTCCCGGTCCTCTCCCATGCCGAGTGCCGGACGAGCTACGAGGAGTACGACGCGAAGGTCAACTTCTGCGCCGGCGTGGAGACGAAGGACTCCTGCCAGGGCGACAGCGGCGGCCCCATCTTCCGCAAGGTCCCCGGCCGCGAGGCCCCCATCCTGATCGGCGTCGTCTCGTACGGCGACGGCTGCGGGGCGCAGGGTGCCCCCGGCGTCTACACGTCGCTCAGCTCGTCGAAGCTGTGGAAGACGCTGGATGAGTCGGGGGCGGGCAGGAAGGTGAAGCGGGTGCTGAACCGGCGGTGA
- a CDS encoding CpaF family protein, producing the protein MSTPVDHQLVKRFRQDAGDRIAEQRRVDQVSGVTPMSGEDERHYARAVIAQILEEYARAEINAGRTPLDAETEEQYAAAVHAALFGVGRLQPLLDDPEVENIDINGCDQVFVGYADGREAKADPVAETDEELVELIQILGAYSGLSSRPFDSANPQLDLRLPDGSRLSAVMDVTRRPALSIRRARMGKVFMSDLVGNGTLTPEIGHFLACAVRARKNIMIAGATNAGKTTLLRALANEIPPHERLVTVERALELGLDQFADLHPNVVAFEERLPNSEGQGEISMAELVRRSLRMNPSRVIVGEVLGDEIVTMLNAMSQGNDGSLSTIHANSSSEVFNRISTYALQASERLPIEASQMLVAGAVNFVVFIQRRNNYQSGGKLQRMVTSIREVNGVDGRVLSSEVFAEAPDGRVVAHAPIACMDDLAAFGYRPAGQWG; encoded by the coding sequence ATGAGCACGCCCGTCGATCACCAGCTGGTGAAGCGGTTCCGGCAGGACGCCGGCGACCGCATCGCCGAGCAGCGCCGCGTCGACCAGGTCTCCGGCGTCACCCCGATGTCGGGCGAGGACGAGCGGCACTACGCCCGCGCCGTCATCGCGCAGATCCTGGAGGAGTACGCGCGCGCGGAGATCAACGCCGGGCGCACCCCCCTCGACGCGGAGACCGAGGAGCAGTACGCGGCCGCCGTGCACGCCGCCCTCTTCGGCGTCGGACGGCTCCAGCCGCTGCTCGACGACCCCGAGGTCGAGAACATCGACATCAACGGCTGCGACCAGGTCTTCGTCGGATACGCCGACGGCCGCGAGGCCAAGGCCGACCCGGTCGCCGAGACCGACGAGGAACTCGTCGAGCTGATCCAGATCCTCGGCGCCTACTCCGGTCTGTCCTCCCGCCCCTTCGACTCCGCGAACCCCCAGCTCGACCTGCGGCTGCCCGACGGCTCGCGTCTGTCAGCGGTCATGGACGTCACGCGCCGCCCCGCCCTGTCCATCCGCCGCGCCCGCATGGGCAAGGTCTTCATGTCGGACCTCGTCGGCAACGGCACGCTCACCCCGGAGATCGGCCACTTCCTGGCCTGCGCGGTCCGGGCCCGCAAGAACATCATGATCGCGGGCGCGACCAACGCCGGTAAGACCACGCTCCTGCGCGCCCTCGCCAACGAGATCCCGCCGCACGAGCGCCTGGTGACCGTCGAGCGTGCCCTGGAGCTCGGCCTCGACCAGTTCGCCGACCTGCACCCGAACGTCGTGGCGTTCGAGGAGCGGCTGCCCAACTCCGAGGGGCAGGGCGAGATCTCGATGGCGGAGCTGGTACGCCGTTCGCTGCGTATGAACCCCTCCCGCGTCATCGTCGGTGAGGTCCTCGGCGACGAGATCGTGACGATGCTCAACGCGATGTCGCAGGGCAACGACGGCTCGCTCTCCACAATCCACGCCAACAGCTCCAGCGAGGTCTTCAACCGTATTTCCACCTACGCCCTCCAGGCCTCCGAACGCCTCCCCATCGAGGCGAGCCAGATGCTGGTGGCGGGCGCGGTCAACTTCGTCGTCTTCATCCAGCGGCGCAACAACTACCAGTCCGGAGGCAAGCTCCAGCGCATGGTGACCTCGATCCGCGAGGTCAACGGCGTCGACGGCCGCGTCCTGTCCAGCGAGGTCTTCGCGGAGGCCCCCGACGGGCGGGTCGTCGCGCACGCGCCGATCGCCTGCATGGACGACCTGGCCGCGTTCGGCTACCGCCCCGCCGGGCAATGGGGGTGA